The genomic window GAACAATTGCGGCACTAATCCCACGCCATCTGAGGTCGCAGCCCCCCGAAACAGCACAATCCCCCCCGTCACAATCAACAGCACATCCCATCGCTTCTGCAAAAAAACCACCACAGGCTCCTGTGTATTGGACACATGACGCCGCAATCGCCAATAGGCCACAATAGACGCGCCCAATAAAACGGGAGCGAGAATCAACACAATTTGTATAAGTGTCAAAGACATGTTACGTTTTCGACGCCAGATAAATAGTTGCAATCCCAAAACTCAACCGAACCGCCTGTATATCGCTAAATCCCGCATCGGACAACCGATCACAAAAATCATCACCTTCGGGAAAACGCATCACAGATTCATACAAATAGCAGTAGGCATTCGGATCGCGGGAGACCATGTGTCCAATACGAGGCAAAATACGCTGAAAATAAAAATTGTAAAGGCCGCGGAACACAGGAACTCGCGGCCTTGAAAACTCCAGCACAGCCACGCGCCCACCCACCTTGAGCACGCGGCACATCTCGCTCAGGGCCGTTTCCAACTCGACCACATTGCGAATGCCAAATCCGATTGTCACGCCGTCAAATATCCCTTCACCAAAGGGAAGACACTCCCCGTCGCCACACAAAAACGCGACCGGATTTGCTCGCGATATATTTTTTTTTGTACCCTCACGCAACATCGGCACCGAAGGATCGACGCCGATCACCTGAATATCGCCAGCGCGCTTGCCGCATTCAAACCCCAAATCGCCCGTGCCCGTAGCCAGGTCCAAAATTCGCCAGTTCGACCCGGGTTGCAATCGGTCAATAGTCTTTTTGCGCCACAAAATATCAATGCCCAGGCTCAACAGGTGGTTGAGCAAATCGTACCTGCGGGCAATCCTATCAAACATCTGCCGCACAAAAGCGCGCTTGGCTTCTGGTTCGAGCAACACATCGCGCGCGATACCCGCAGGGGTTTTAGGGCTATGCCTGTTCTCACCTCTCATTTTTACTGCCGACCCGTTTGACAACGACATCTTTCATCACATCAGTCGGTGGCTCAGCACCCGTCCAGATCGCAAAAGATCGCGCCCCTTGAAAAACCAGCATATCCAGTCCACCAAAAGCTGGCGCACCAACCGATTGAAACGCGCGCATCAACTGCGTTTCCAGCGGATTGAACACCGTATCGTAGAGCACCAGATCCGGATGGACAGCGCGCACATCGGCAAGGGGCGAGGCATTGACCTCGGGATACATCCCCAGCGAAGTGGTATTCACAACCACGCCCGCATCGGCAAACGCCCTGC from Gemmatimonadota bacterium includes these protein-coding regions:
- the ubiE gene encoding bifunctional demethylmenaquinone methyltransferase/2-methoxy-6-polyprenyl-1,4-benzoquinol methylase UbiE, with translation MRGENRHSPKTPAGIARDVLLEPEAKRAFVRQMFDRIARRYDLLNHLLSLGIDILWRKKTIDRLQPGSNWRILDLATGTGDLGFECGKRAGDIQVIGVDPSVPMLREGTKKNISRANPVAFLCGDGECLPFGEGIFDGVTIGFGIRNVVELETALSEMCRVLKVGGRVAVLEFSRPRVPVFRGLYNFYFQRILPRIGHMVSRDPNAYCYLYESVMRFPEGDDFCDRLSDAGFSDIQAVRLSFGIATIYLASKT